In Candidatus Binatia bacterium, one DNA window encodes the following:
- a CDS encoding ArsA-related P-loop ATPase, with product MLDDLLDGTRVVVLLGAGGVGKTTTASALAVAAAQRGLRVVVLTVDPAARLKDALELPDEPGTLHRVPLPDDATGTLDAILLDAKGLFDNLVRRLSGGSTLATAILENPIYRNVAGAFAGSDSYMALEQLLEIAEDDRFDLVVVDTPPATHALELFDAPDRILALLESNALDYLSEPLRLVGAATGRIAQGILTTLVVALERMTGMHLMRDISQLATDFATIAPAFRQRAEAIRDLLHGEETRFVLVSAPEPHIAPELLTFAHQVDQAGIPIDSVILNRVFDLAYLGSAGDLPLDPETKTNRKPAGWSAGLARKLVQCNRDLEMVEDEQRRWISELRDGMQAVGTHPEARLWMELPTLTPAPTTLRGVQAIAARLGHSDPQNQEPSL from the coding sequence ATGCTTGACGATCTCCTTGACGGCACTCGCGTCGTTGTCCTGCTCGGCGCCGGAGGGGTCGGCAAGACGACAACCGCCTCCGCGTTGGCTGTCGCCGCGGCACAACGAGGACTTCGCGTGGTTGTGCTCACAGTCGACCCGGCCGCCCGCCTCAAGGATGCTCTCGAACTTCCGGACGAACCCGGCACCCTGCACAGAGTCCCCCTTCCGGACGACGCAACCGGAACACTCGACGCGATCTTGCTCGACGCCAAGGGGCTGTTCGACAATCTCGTCCGACGACTTTCCGGTGGCAGCACCCTCGCGACCGCTATCCTGGAAAACCCGATTTATCGCAATGTTGCCGGGGCTTTTGCCGGTTCGGATTCATATATGGCTCTGGAGCAACTTCTGGAGATCGCCGAAGATGATCGGTTTGATCTGGTGGTCGTCGACACCCCTCCAGCAACGCACGCGCTCGAACTCTTCGATGCGCCCGACCGGATCCTCGCCCTTCTCGAATCCAATGCGTTGGACTACCTCAGCGAACCGCTCCGCCTTGTCGGGGCCGCCACCGGCAGAATCGCGCAAGGGATTCTGACCACGCTGGTTGTCGCTCTCGAGCGGATGACCGGGATGCATTTGATGCGGGACATCTCTCAATTGGCCACCGACTTCGCCACCATCGCTCCGGCGTTTCGTCAACGCGCCGAGGCGATTCGAGATCTTCTGCACGGCGAGGAAACCCGCTTTGTTCTGGTATCAGCACCCGAGCCTCATATCGCGCCCGAGCTGCTCACCTTTGCCCATCAGGTCGACCAGGCCGGCATCCCGATCGACAGCGTGATTCTCAATCGCGTCTTCGATCTGGCCTACCTCGGCAGTGCGGGAGATTTACCTCTCGATCCGGAGACGAAAACGAATCGCAAGCCGGCGGGATGGAGCGCTGGCCTCGCGCGTAAACTGGTTCAATGCAACCGTGATCTGGAAATGGTCGAGGACGAACAACGCCGGTGGATCAGCGAACTCCGCGATGGCATGCAGGCCGTTGGCACTCACCCCGAGGCCAGACTCTGGATGGAACTACCTACGCTGACGCCCGCACCAACGACGCTGCGTGGCGTACAGGCGATCGCCGCGCGGCTCGGGCACTCCGATCCGCAAAATCAGGAACCGAGCCTCTAG
- a CDS encoding ArsA-related P-loop ATPase — protein sequence MSTGRLVIVTGKGGVGKTTVAAALAAAAAEEGQRALLLEIARPGRLASVLGTSPLESEPREIRSNLSAAELDEELCIRSLIQKLVPIRMLSERLLSSRSFQVLCAAIPGILEAALLNRVRQYVERTTAGVSDFDLVVLDAPASGHSVPLLAAPRSLANLSLLGPLAETLRRTDQLMNDPARTAVAVVAIPEDWAVAEARELRGALAALQIPLLPPILNRVWPRRFTQNEERALNAAREDDSIDPSLLLAGDLFRFHRLQAQEAARQLKQDAGERPLELPLLFGEGMALSDLVPLQVLLRSLVIHA from the coding sequence ATGTCGACCGGTCGTCTCGTCATCGTTACCGGGAAAGGTGGCGTCGGAAAAACCACAGTCGCTGCCGCCCTCGCCGCAGCCGCGGCGGAAGAGGGACAACGAGCGCTGCTCCTCGAGATCGCACGACCAGGCCGCCTCGCCTCCGTGCTGGGCACATCGCCCCTCGAGTCGGAACCACGCGAAATCCGATCCAACTTGTCGGCCGCGGAACTCGACGAAGAACTCTGCATTCGGTCCCTGATCCAAAAATTGGTCCCGATCCGAATGCTCTCCGAGCGATTGCTCTCAAGCCGAAGCTTTCAGGTTCTCTGCGCCGCGATCCCGGGAATTCTCGAGGCCGCCCTTCTCAATCGCGTGCGCCAGTACGTCGAGCGCACAACGGCGGGGGTCTCCGACTTTGACCTCGTCGTCCTCGATGCCCCCGCCAGCGGACACTCCGTGCCGCTGCTCGCGGCACCTCGCAGCCTTGCGAATCTGAGCCTGCTCGGCCCTCTGGCCGAAACGCTGCGCCGCACGGATCAATTGATGAACGACCCGGCCCGCACCGCAGTGGCCGTCGTCGCCATTCCGGAGGACTGGGCCGTAGCAGAGGCCCGCGAACTCCGCGGCGCATTGGCGGCACTGCAAATCCCTCTACTCCCGCCCATCCTGAACCGCGTCTGGCCGCGCCGCTTCACCCAGAACGAAGAACGCGCACTGAATGCAGCCCGCGAGGACGACAGCATCGACCCAAGCCTCCTTCTCGCAGGCGATCTATTCCGCTTCCACCGACTTCAGGCGCAAGAGGCGGCACGACAACTCAAACAGGATGCTGGCGAGCGCCCGCTGGAACTGCCCCTTCTTTTTGGCGAAGGGATGGCCCTGAGCGATCTCGTCCCCTTGCAGGTTCTCCTGCGCTCGCTGGTGATCCATGCTTGA
- a CDS encoding outer membrane beta-barrel protein, protein MAKFPWNLVLAVIAATLLVAAAPASAAVLGGVAEPYARSLQAKDPDFAAIPPLDWVDNRTAEMQEWLANRQIHLGLGFSAAYIWNANDPFNGKNTLRPLADNANSVAFELFQLELGLNPNPDFGELGLNVKLDAGRFARRIKADWNGTGLIPDTTWEYNDVEFQEAWLAFNIKLGKGLLVKAGRLTTLLGAEVLEPWKNVNFSRSFLFGYAIPRTHTGAYATYQVTDMIALTGGAVVGWDNVEDNNHSASGIGQLAIRPNEKFQLYMSGIIGPEQTCLPNPGAVPPLSGRYCNSNNRGVVDVVIGMTPLPGLNFTLNYDFGSESGASVRKPGKHASWSGFSGIASYTYNRWQAGLRGEWFQDGQGARTGVPQTLWAVSLDARVFLSDGLYLRSEYRHDESDRAVFTGNTPNKLFSGQDTIAIEIGYSL, encoded by the coding sequence ATGGCAAAGTTTCCGTGGAATCTGGTTTTGGCAGTTATCGCCGCCACGCTTTTGGTGGCGGCAGCGCCCGCCTCGGCTGCCGTTCTCGGTGGCGTTGCCGAACCCTACGCCCGAAGCTTGCAGGCAAAAGACCCTGACTTCGCGGCGATTCCGCCCCTGGACTGGGTCGACAACCGGACCGCAGAAATGCAGGAGTGGCTGGCCAATCGCCAAATACACCTCGGTTTGGGTTTCTCGGCGGCCTATATCTGGAACGCCAACGACCCCTTCAACGGCAAAAATACTCTGCGACCATTGGCCGACAATGCAAATTCCGTCGCCTTTGAGCTTTTCCAGCTCGAATTGGGCCTGAATCCGAATCCTGACTTCGGCGAACTGGGCTTGAACGTCAAATTGGATGCCGGACGATTCGCCCGCCGGATCAAGGCCGATTGGAATGGCACGGGCCTGATTCCCGATACCACCTGGGAATATAATGACGTGGAGTTTCAGGAAGCGTGGCTCGCCTTCAACATCAAACTGGGGAAGGGACTGCTCGTAAAAGCGGGCCGACTGACCACGCTGCTCGGGGCCGAGGTCCTGGAACCTTGGAAAAACGTCAACTTTTCCCGCTCCTTCCTGTTCGGCTACGCCATCCCGCGAACCCACACGGGTGCGTATGCGACCTATCAGGTGACCGATATGATCGCCCTGACGGGCGGCGCGGTGGTGGGCTGGGACAACGTCGAGGACAACAACCATAGCGCCAGCGGAATCGGCCAATTGGCCATCCGCCCAAATGAAAAGTTCCAGCTCTATATGAGCGGGATCATCGGTCCTGAACAGACCTGCCTGCCCAACCCCGGGGCCGTGCCACCTCTTTCTGGCCGGTATTGCAATTCCAATAACCGCGGCGTCGTCGATGTCGTCATCGGGATGACCCCTCTGCCCGGCCTGAACTTCACCCTGAACTACGACTTCGGGAGCGAGAGTGGCGCCAGTGTGAGGAAGCCCGGCAAGCACGCCAGCTGGTCCGGATTCTCGGGAATTGCCAGCTACACATACAATCGATGGCAGGCCGGCTTGCGCGGGGAATGGTTCCAGGACGGCCAGGGCGCTCGAACCGGGGTTCCGCAAACCCTTTGGGCGGTTTCACTCGATGCACGGGTCTTCCTCTCGGATGGGCTCTATCTGCGCAGCGAGTACCGCCACGATGAGTCCGATCGCGCGGTATTCACGGGCAATACACCCAACAAACTCTTCAGCGGGCAGGATACAATCGCGATCGAAATCGGATATTCTCTCTAA
- a CDS encoding NADH-quinone oxidoreductase subunit A — protein MLLLGAVTAALMLTLGSVLRPSNPERQKLSTYECGEPPTGSAWINFNIRFYLIALIFVIFDVEVAFVYPVATAFRPFVENGQGLLVFTEILVFVGILFLGLVYVWVKRDLEWLKPVIKEEPSLKA, from the coding sequence ATGCTTCTGCTGGGGGCTGTAACAGCTGCCTTGATGCTGACCCTCGGCTCCGTGCTTCGGCCGTCAAACCCGGAGCGTCAAAAGCTCAGCACGTACGAGTGCGGGGAGCCACCCACCGGCAGCGCCTGGATCAATTTCAATATCCGTTTCTATCTAATCGCGCTGATCTTCGTCATCTTCGATGTGGAAGTCGCGTTCGTCTACCCGGTAGCCACGGCCTTTCGACCTTTCGTCGAGAACGGTCAGGGGCTGCTTGTCTTTACTGAAATCCTGGTTTTCGTGGGGATTCTGTTTCTCGGACTGGTCTATGTCTGGGTCAAGCGGGATCTGGAATGGCTCAAGCCAGTCATCAAAGAAGAACCAAGTCTCAAGGCCTGA
- the nuoB gene encoding NADH-quinone oxidoreductase subunit NuoB: MSLINTLPESVVTTKVDDLLNWTRKSSVWYMLFGLACCGIEMMQTGGPRSDLDRFGMVPRATPRVSDLMIVSGTLTLKMALRTKLLYEQMPDPKYAVSMGSCANCGGLFQLAYSVCDGVDKVIPIDVYVPGCPPRPEALTEGLLKLQDKIQQERWLVKKPDTAEAVA, encoded by the coding sequence ATGTCGTTGATCAACACGCTTCCCGAATCCGTCGTGACCACCAAGGTGGACGACCTTTTGAACTGGACCCGCAAATCGTCGGTTTGGTATATGCTCTTCGGACTCGCCTGCTGCGGAATCGAGATGATGCAGACCGGTGGACCCCGCTCGGACCTCGACCGGTTTGGTATGGTTCCCCGAGCGACGCCGCGCGTCTCGGATCTGATGATCGTCTCCGGCACCCTGACGCTGAAAATGGCACTTCGTACCAAGCTGCTCTATGAGCAGATGCCCGATCCGAAATACGCCGTTTCCATGGGCAGTTGTGCTAACTGCGGAGGCCTCTTTCAACTCGCCTACTCCGTGTGCGACGGCGTGGACAAAGTGATTCCGATCGACGTCTACGTTCCCGGATGTCCCCCCCGGCCGGAGGCCTTGACCGAAGGGCTCCTGAAGCTGCAGGACAAGATCCAGCAGGAGCGCTGGCTGGTCAAGAAGCCTGACACCGCCGAGGCCGTCGCCTAA
- a CDS encoding NADH-quinone oxidoreductase subunit C: MEAAEIHNALRAEFDHAIGEELGAEEWPVLPVEGARIAEVCTFLRDHESLQMDCLSNLTGVDLPDENQIQVHYNIFSYKFRHQLTLCAGTIRLDPSLPTTCGVWPAANWLERECFDLLGVRFVGHPDLRRILMPEDWVGHPLRKDFVEPDEYHGISTRRESLLKL; the protein is encoded by the coding sequence ATGGAAGCCGCTGAAATCCACAATGCTCTGCGGGCCGAATTCGACCACGCAATCGGTGAGGAACTGGGAGCCGAAGAGTGGCCGGTGCTGCCGGTTGAGGGCGCTCGGATCGCCGAGGTTTGCACCTTTTTGCGGGACCACGAATCCCTGCAGATGGACTGTCTGTCGAACCTGACCGGCGTCGATCTGCCGGACGAGAATCAGATTCAGGTCCACTACAATATTTTTTCCTACAAATTTCGCCACCAACTGACGCTTTGCGCCGGAACGATTCGCCTCGACCCCTCCTTGCCGACAACTTGCGGGGTGTGGCCAGCGGCCAATTGGTTGGAGCGGGAATGTTTTGATCTTTTGGGGGTTCGCTTTGTCGGGCACCCGGATCTGCGCCGGATTCTGATGCCCGAAGACTGGGTTGGCCATCCGTTGCGCAAGGATTTTGTCGAGCCCGATGAGTACCACGGAATTTCGACCCGACGAGAAAGTCTTCTGAAGCTATGA
- a CDS encoding NADH-quinone oxidoreductase subunit D (Catalyzes the transfer of electrons from NADH to quinone): MSLPSIELDLERETPAGLETEEMTLNMGPQHPSTHGVLRFVVKADGEIMRRAIPDIGYLHRSIEKISEKVGYHGFMPYTDRVDYVSAMQCNQGWAMACESLGGVEVPRRGEYCRVIASELGRIASHLLSVGATAMDIGAITPFTHGIREREKINDLLEELCGARLTFNYMRIGGVCWDLPSGFAGRVLGFLDGFEPLIDEFNELISFNKIYVERLANVAIIPAELAISYNLVGPNLRGSGVCYDVRKDAPYSVYPEFDFEVPVGSGQKGVVGDCWDRYFVRMQEIKQSCRIVRQALEGMPEGGVVAKVARTFRPPAGQVYARVEGSRGDMGWFVASDGSAFPLRTHIRTGSYSAMAIIEEVSQGLMIADLVAVIASFDIVAPEVDR, translated from the coding sequence ATGAGCCTTCCCTCGATTGAACTCGACCTCGAACGCGAGACCCCGGCGGGGCTTGAGACCGAGGAGATGACCCTGAACATGGGGCCGCAGCATCCTTCTACCCACGGCGTGCTTCGATTTGTCGTCAAGGCGGACGGCGAGATCATGCGGCGAGCCATTCCGGATATTGGTTATCTGCACCGCTCGATTGAAAAAATCTCCGAAAAAGTCGGCTATCACGGCTTCATGCCCTATACCGACAGGGTCGATTACGTCTCGGCGATGCAATGCAACCAGGGGTGGGCCATGGCCTGTGAATCCCTCGGTGGTGTTGAGGTGCCGCGGCGCGGCGAATATTGCCGCGTGATCGCGTCAGAGCTGGGGCGGATCGCCAGCCATTTGCTCTCGGTCGGAGCGACGGCGATGGATATCGGAGCGATCACTCCGTTTACGCACGGCATTCGCGAACGCGAGAAGATCAACGACCTTCTCGAAGAGTTATGCGGCGCCCGTCTGACCTTCAATTATATGCGCATCGGCGGGGTTTGCTGGGATCTTCCCTCAGGATTCGCCGGCCGGGTTCTCGGCTTCCTTGATGGATTCGAGCCTCTGATCGACGAGTTCAACGAACTGATCTCGTTCAACAAGATTTACGTCGAGCGCTTGGCCAATGTGGCCATTATCCCGGCGGAACTCGCGATTTCCTACAACCTCGTCGGACCCAATTTGCGCGGGTCGGGGGTTTGCTATGACGTCCGAAAGGATGCCCCTTATTCCGTCTATCCGGAATTCGACTTCGAAGTTCCTGTTGGTTCGGGGCAAAAAGGTGTCGTGGGCGATTGCTGGGACCGATATTTCGTGCGGATGCAGGAGATCAAGCAGAGCTGCCGGATTGTTCGCCAGGCTTTGGAAGGAATGCCCGAAGGTGGGGTTGTTGCCAAAGTCGCCAGAACCTTCAGGCCGCCTGCGGGTCAGGTGTACGCTCGTGTCGAGGGATCGCGGGGCGATATGGGATGGTTTGTGGCCAGTGATGGCTCGGCCTTCCCGCTGCGCACACATATCCGCACCGGATCCTATTCCGCCATGGCGATCATCGAGGAAGTGTCGCAGGGATTGATGATTGCCGATTTGGTCGCAGTCATCGCCAGTTTTGATATCGTGGCGCCGGAGGTCGACCGCTAG
- the nuoH gene encoding NADH-quinone oxidoreductase subunit NuoH, giving the protein MQGFADSLLHGGLLTGMPVELGYALVVALFAFLVLNFIMLNAGIFSWAERRIWARIQSRVGPNRVGPQGFLQWLADGLKNIMKEDLIPEEADAPLFKAAPYLAMMGFFAAFAALPFAQGVIVADLNVGILYITAVTALVVVGILMAGWSSNNKWALLGGIRSAAQIISYEIPAGLAVVTVVIYSGTLSMQGIIEQQGWAPWNWYMFSNPFLMIAFFIFFVSLLAEGNRTPFDLPEAESELVAGAFTEYSGLRNLLFFLVEWGNLYVIGAICATLFLGGWQVPAFTENAVLLGIAQCLSFFIKTYFLVFLCMWIRGTLPRVRVDQLMTLCWKYLVPMTFVNLICAMLYFVLFPQGNLLVSLTLFGLGVGVVVYFFRRVAFHLRRAKPEIHLSPFI; this is encoded by the coding sequence ATGCAGGGATTTGCTGACAGCTTGCTCCACGGGGGGCTACTCACGGGGATGCCGGTCGAGCTGGGATATGCGCTCGTGGTGGCGCTATTTGCCTTCCTCGTGCTCAACTTCATCATGCTCAACGCGGGCATCTTCAGCTGGGCCGAGCGGCGAATCTGGGCGCGAATCCAGTCGCGCGTGGGACCCAACCGAGTTGGACCTCAGGGCTTCCTGCAGTGGCTGGCCGATGGCCTGAAAAATATCATGAAAGAGGACCTCATTCCCGAGGAGGCCGACGCGCCCTTGTTCAAGGCTGCTCCCTACCTCGCCATGATGGGCTTCTTTGCGGCGTTTGCCGCGCTTCCGTTCGCGCAGGGCGTGATTGTCGCGGACCTCAATGTCGGCATCCTCTATATTACGGCGGTGACGGCTCTGGTGGTTGTCGGGATTCTGATGGCCGGCTGGTCTTCGAACAACAAATGGGCGTTGCTCGGTGGCATTCGTTCCGCAGCTCAGATCATCTCCTACGAGATCCCGGCGGGCTTGGCGGTGGTCACGGTCGTGATCTACTCGGGCACCCTCAGCATGCAGGGAATCATCGAGCAGCAGGGCTGGGCGCCGTGGAATTGGTATATGTTCTCCAATCCCTTCCTGATGATCGCGTTCTTTATCTTCTTTGTTTCTCTTCTCGCTGAAGGAAACCGCACTCCCTTTGATTTGCCGGAGGCTGAGTCCGAGCTGGTGGCTGGTGCCTTTACCGAATATAGCGGCCTCCGGAATCTGCTCTTTTTCCTCGTGGAGTGGGGCAACCTCTACGTGATCGGCGCGATTTGCGCGACGCTATTCCTGGGCGGCTGGCAGGTGCCCGCATTCACCGAGAACGCAGTATTGCTGGGCATCGCTCAATGTCTCAGCTTTTTTATCAAGACGTATTTCCTCGTATTTCTCTGCATGTGGATCCGCGGCACGTTGCCGCGCGTTCGTGTGGATCAGTTGATGACCCTGTGCTGGAAATATCTCGTGCCAATGACCTTTGTGAACCTGATCTGCGCGATGCTCTACTTTGTGCTTTTCCCTCAGGGGAACCTGCTGGTGAGTCTGACGCTTTTCGGACTCGGCGTGGGTGTGGTTGTTTACTTCTTTCGACGGGTGGCGTTTCATTTGCGTCGCGCCAAGCCCGAAATTCACCTCAGCCCATTTATTTAG
- a CDS encoding NADH-quinone oxidoreductase subunit I yields the protein MAGYFANIRETIATIFEGMTITASHFVRKPFTIQYPDRIDIPIQDQLPFRYRGILDVDLEICTGCLACERACPIDCIVIEAKKNKQTKEMVLERFDIDIAKCMYCGLCSEPCPTGSIHHTPEFEGSDYSLESLIRRYVKAPVSAYKVSKEPETDPEVAPILKRGLRYLDEFATPKDN from the coding sequence ATGGCCGGTTATTTTGCAAATATCCGCGAGACTATCGCGACGATTTTCGAGGGGATGACCATCACGGCCTCCCATTTCGTGCGAAAGCCTTTCACGATTCAATATCCGGATCGGATCGATATCCCGATTCAGGACCAACTTCCTTTCCGCTACCGCGGCATTCTCGATGTGGACCTCGAGATCTGCACTGGCTGCCTGGCTTGCGAGAGGGCCTGCCCGATCGATTGCATCGTGATCGAGGCCAAGAAGAACAAGCAAACCAAGGAAATGGTACTGGAGCGATTCGATATCGATATCGCCAAATGCATGTACTGCGGGCTGTGCTCGGAGCCATGTCCGACCGGGTCCATCCACCATACGCCTGAGTTCGAGGGGTCGGATTATTCCCTCGAGAGCTTGATTCGGCGTTACGTCAAGGCTCCCGTTTCGGCTTACAAGGTTTCCAAGGAACCCGAAACGGACCCCGAAGTCGCTCCGATCCTCAAGCGTGGCCTGAGGTATCTCGATGAGTTCGCGACTCCGAAGGACAACTGA
- a CDS encoding NADH-quinone oxidoreductase subunit J translates to MIYAALFYLIAGLTILCALGVALSQNVVYAAFALMGTLIGAAGIYAFLAADFVAVVQVLVYVGGILVLTLFAIMLTHQISDINVSNRSVGWLPASLLVLATGAAMSYAVVQGNWFTAAVPEALPTTYRIGEAFLTDYLLPFELASVVLLTALIGAVVLSRKELRD, encoded by the coding sequence TTGATCTACGCGGCACTATTTTACCTCATCGCCGGGCTGACTATCCTGTGTGCCCTGGGTGTCGCCCTCTCACAGAATGTGGTGTACGCGGCATTTGCCTTGATGGGCACACTCATCGGCGCCGCCGGGATCTATGCGTTCCTGGCTGCCGATTTTGTCGCTGTCGTACAGGTTCTCGTTTACGTCGGCGGGATTCTGGTTCTGACGCTCTTCGCCATCATGCTCACCCACCAAATTTCCGACATCAACGTCTCCAACCGCTCGGTGGGCTGGCTCCCGGCCAGCCTTCTGGTGCTCGCGACCGGCGCGGCAATGTCCTACGCGGTCGTGCAGGGGAATTGGTTTACAGCTGCCGTGCCCGAGGCTCTGCCGACGACTTATCGGATCGGTGAGGCCTTCCTTACCGACTATCTCCTGCCCTTCGAACTTGCGTCAGTCGTCCTTTTGACCGCCTTGATCGGGGCGGTTGTTTTGTCCCGCAAAGAGCTGAGAGACTGA
- the nuoK gene encoding NADH-quinone oxidoreductase subunit NuoK, with protein MQLPAFVLEIGLHHYLLTSLAIFLCGLFTVLTRRNAIGVLMGIELILNAANINYIAFARFGGGTIDGQIFSVFVIMLAAAEAAIGLAIVLGIYRKFETIDLEATDTLRG; from the coding sequence ATGCAGCTTCCTGCCTTCGTTCTGGAGATCGGTCTCCATCACTACCTGCTGACCAGCCTCGCGATTTTTCTATGCGGGTTGTTTACTGTTTTGACGCGCCGGAATGCGATCGGTGTCCTGATGGGCATCGAGCTGATTCTGAATGCAGCCAATATCAACTATATCGCTTTTGCCCGCTTCGGCGGGGGCACGATTGATGGCCAGATCTTTTCTGTCTTCGTGATCATGCTCGCGGCGGCCGAAGCGGCTATCGGTCTGGCGATTGTTCTCGGGATCTATCGCAAATTCGAGACAATTGATCTCGAGGCCACGGATACCCTTCGGGGCTAG